Proteins found in one Paenibacillus borealis genomic segment:
- a CDS encoding helix-turn-helix domain-containing protein: MPKYSKVFRRFLISYLVILIIPSIGGYMSYQTSISVTQSISIENSVTQLEKSQEILERRMAEVEGLTRQLAINQELNVLMNEQGRETNVFGIWRAMRNVLTFGQTNDFLQDYYIYLANYDLVLTAGSSYRPDHYYEIYHYKDLPLAEWKKEILDRTHRSEIKPLSAYVSKGTSTSVITYMQSLPLDSFNNSSPAVVVVNIDEKIIASLLSGLTERDGGWVHISDADGNTIVLQGQDNAYIDKLAADSFFDANKVSQFYRDDLVITTRSGTNGWVYQAGIPRSVLMENANKIKHMTWLITAGALFLGLLAGLVLAYRNSMPINRLLAVMKEQFGKEDSPERNEFDFLSGNIADMITKNKLLETELNRQLPLVRDAFLKRLIAGEFESREEIVSAAEQADIGLGEGTGYAGILQIKGYTGMDSVEILNELNAARILLKQTFAELAGPLPMTDMGSDKIVILFFSSTADGGPAGNEGGMERLMDQWVQRVFEEYRISVQGGFGEYFSSVTEVSQSFEQARQALEYAVYTNRKGVMRHQEVQIENTTYYYPLETEQRLISTIRAGELAEAGRIMDATFAQNLGPRELSMEMKHQLVGEMKGTFLKLLDQKIFMESPLGESAKRQIIDIDTSAPLESIQAEFLELTGELCGFITNKKKDAHTQIIKQMYKYTAEMYADTELTLYRVAEHVERPEKYISQLFKEVTGVNYSDHLIKVRMDEAAILLRESRYTVDEIAARVGYNSSHSFRRAFKRLTGISPSTYRQSHNE, encoded by the coding sequence ATGCCCAAGTACTCCAAGGTGTTCCGCAGATTTCTGATCTCCTATCTGGTCATTTTAATTATTCCCAGCATTGGGGGCTATATGTCGTACCAAACCTCAATATCTGTAACCCAGTCCATTTCAATTGAGAACAGCGTAACCCAGCTGGAGAAAAGCCAGGAGATTCTGGAGCGCCGCATGGCTGAGGTTGAAGGACTTACCCGGCAGCTGGCCATTAATCAGGAGCTGAATGTTCTGATGAATGAACAAGGCAGGGAAACGAATGTGTTCGGGATCTGGAGAGCCATGCGCAATGTCCTGACCTTCGGACAGACGAATGATTTTCTGCAGGATTATTATATTTATCTGGCCAATTATGATCTGGTGCTCACTGCCGGCTCCTCCTACCGCCCGGATCATTACTACGAGATATACCACTACAAGGATCTCCCGCTTGCGGAATGGAAAAAGGAGATTCTGGACCGCACGCACCGGAGTGAGATTAAACCGCTGAGCGCATACGTAAGTAAAGGTACGTCAACGTCGGTGATTACTTACATGCAGTCGCTGCCGCTGGACAGCTTCAACAATTCTTCTCCGGCTGTCGTAGTGGTTAATATTGACGAGAAGATCATCGCCAGTCTGCTGTCCGGGCTGACCGAGCGTGATGGCGGCTGGGTGCATATCAGCGATGCGGACGGCAATACCATAGTGCTGCAGGGGCAAGACAATGCCTATATAGATAAGCTGGCTGCCGATTCTTTTTTTGACGCGAATAAGGTAAGCCAGTTCTACAGGGATGATCTCGTCATAACGACCCGCTCTGGCACGAATGGCTGGGTGTACCAGGCGGGGATTCCCCGCAGTGTGCTGATGGAGAACGCCAATAAGATTAAGCATATGACCTGGCTGATTACAGCCGGAGCCCTGTTCCTCGGCCTGCTGGCCGGGCTGGTGCTTGCCTACAGAAACAGTATGCCGATTAACCGGCTGCTGGCTGTGATGAAGGAGCAGTTCGGCAAGGAGGATAGCCCGGAGCGCAATGAATTCGACTTCCTGAGCGGGAATATCGCCGATATGATCACCAAGAACAAGCTGCTGGAGACCGAGCTGAACCGCCAGCTGCCGCTGGTCCGGGATGCTTTCCTCAAACGGCTGATTGCCGGGGAATTCGAATCCAGGGAAGAGATTGTCTCGGCAGCCGAGCAGGCTGATATCGGACTGGGTGAAGGAACCGGATATGCGGGGATTCTGCAGATCAAAGGGTATACCGGTATGGACAGCGTTGAAATCCTGAATGAGCTGAATGCGGCCCGGATCCTGCTGAAGCAGACATTTGCCGAGCTGGCGGGTCCGCTCCCGATGACAGATATGGGCTCGGACAAAATAGTCATCCTGTTCTTCTCAAGCACTGCTGACGGTGGCCCGGCCGGCAATGAAGGCGGGATGGAACGCCTGATGGATCAGTGGGTCCAGCGGGTGTTTGAGGAATACCGCATTTCGGTGCAGGGCGGCTTCGGGGAGTATTTCTCGTCGGTTACTGAGGTTAGCCAGTCGTTCGAGCAGGCCAGACAAGCGCTGGAATACGCCGTCTATACGAACCGTAAAGGGGTCATGCGCCATCAGGAGGTGCAGATTGAGAATACGACCTACTATTATCCGCTGGAGACCGAGCAGCGCCTGATCAGCACGATCCGCGCCGGTGAGCTGGCCGAGGCAGGGCGGATTATGGATGCTACTTTTGCACAGAATCTGGGACCCCGCGAGCTGTCGATGGAAATGAAGCATCAGCTGGTCGGAGAGATGAAAGGCACCTTCCTCAAGCTGCTGGATCAAAAAATATTCATGGAGTCCCCGCTCGGGGAGAGCGCCAAACGGCAGATTATCGACATTGACACCTCGGCGCCGCTGGAGAGTATTCAGGCGGAATTCCTTGAGCTGACCGGAGAGCTGTGCGGATTCATCACCAACAAAAAGAAGGATGCGCACACCCAGATCATCAAGCAGATGTACAAGTATACCGCGGAGATGTACGCCGATACCGAGCTCACCCTGTACCGCGTCGCCGAGCATGTGGAGCGGCCTGAGAAATATATCTCGCAGCTGTTCAAGGAAGTGACGGGGGTGAATTATTCGGATCACCTGATTAAGGTGCGGATGGATGAGGCGGCCATCCTGCTGAGAGAAAGCCGGTACACGGTGGATGAGATCGCGGCCAGAGTCGGCTACAACAGCTCGCATTCTTTCCGGCGGGCATTCAAGCGGTTGACGGGCATTTCGCCGAGCACCTACCGACAATCACATAACGAATAG
- a CDS encoding alpha-galactosidase: protein MRTDSEIAVQVELKEGALVRINNGLLELDIDLATGEASCTGRHSSAVKGMRSAYRWNGREYHTGSYASHQLKEQNETVQDGFGRGVHLMVLHESAELPQLEQHFYIYEQSAFVLLQSVVASDTGIRTNRLAVIQSGEVSLDAESGPADVSVLRVPFDNDKWVRYTVEKPPLKTESYEVAALFRQDSRRGIILGSLTHKVWKTGIKVTGGQAGEVGLELYGGAAGEMTRDFQPHGYVKGTRVESPLVWLGFYEDYREGLEAYGRANTWIEAPLPWTGGVPVGWNSWSAAMSNLDYNLYTSTSDFLRQEVQPLGFHNKDTLYINFDAFWDQLTAAEMADALNRVRSNGHKPGTYWTPFAFWGSPAQFAKEVEGTDGKYTYGDILLRDSEGEVLPDVDGGLAIDPTHPGSLLRMDWFTDKFIAEGFEYIKLDFLAHGALEGRHYHPEITTGIAAYHYGMSYLQHKLSPEVTGRPFFINLSIAPLFPYAFAHSRRVSCDVFGTLKDTEYLLNSLTHGWWMNNTLYRYNDPDHSVLYKSFNQEPTGWHEGRSRLTASVIAGTVLLLGDDFRKEEAATRAKAWLGNKGIMDVARLGKTFRPVEGDLGEGASDIFVLEAAEEQAFYLAVFNFDNAQAAHKSVSLGRAGLDAKTAYSVQDLWEGTRGEVPDGVLTVTLEPAESKIYKLSVKS from the coding sequence ATGCGAACTGACAGCGAAATTGCCGTACAAGTAGAACTCAAAGAAGGGGCTCTGGTCCGTATAAATAATGGCCTGCTGGAGCTGGACATTGATCTGGCGACAGGGGAGGCTTCCTGCACCGGCAGGCATTCCTCGGCAGTGAAGGGAATGCGCAGCGCATACCGCTGGAACGGCCGGGAATATCATACCGGGAGCTATGCCAGCCATCAGCTGAAAGAGCAGAACGAAACTGTTCAGGACGGATTCGGCAGAGGCGTACATCTTATGGTCCTGCACGAATCGGCAGAGCTTCCGCAGCTGGAGCAGCATTTCTATATTTATGAGCAGTCTGCATTTGTGCTGCTGCAGAGCGTAGTAGCAAGCGATACGGGGATCAGGACGAACCGTCTGGCCGTCATTCAATCAGGGGAAGTATCACTGGACGCGGAGTCCGGGCCGGCGGATGTAAGTGTGCTGCGTGTGCCGTTTGACAATGATAAATGGGTCAGATATACGGTGGAGAAGCCGCCGCTGAAGACGGAGAGCTACGAAGTGGCGGCATTGTTCCGGCAGGACAGCCGCCGCGGGATTATCCTCGGGTCCCTCACCCATAAGGTATGGAAGACCGGGATTAAGGTTACAGGCGGGCAGGCCGGAGAAGTCGGATTGGAGCTGTACGGCGGTGCCGCAGGCGAGATGACCCGCGACTTCCAGCCACACGGTTATGTTAAGGGGACGCGGGTAGAATCGCCGCTGGTCTGGCTGGGCTTCTATGAGGATTACAGAGAGGGCCTGGAAGCTTACGGACGGGCTAACACCTGGATCGAAGCTCCGCTTCCGTGGACAGGCGGGGTACCGGTCGGCTGGAACAGCTGGTCCGCCGCGATGAGCAATCTGGATTATAATCTGTACACTTCCACCAGCGATTTCCTGAGACAAGAGGTGCAGCCGCTCGGATTCCACAATAAGGACACGCTGTACATCAACTTCGACGCATTCTGGGACCAGCTGACAGCGGCCGAAATGGCAGATGCACTGAACCGGGTGAGGAGCAACGGACATAAGCCCGGAACCTATTGGACGCCTTTTGCCTTCTGGGGCAGCCCGGCCCAGTTCGCCAAGGAGGTTGAAGGGACAGACGGTAAGTATACGTATGGCGATATCCTTCTGCGCGACAGCGAAGGCGAGGTTCTGCCGGATGTGGACGGCGGTCTGGCCATTGATCCGACACATCCGGGCAGCCTGCTGAGAATGGACTGGTTCACGGATAAATTCATTGCGGAGGGATTTGAGTATATCAAGCTGGATTTTCTGGCGCATGGTGCGCTGGAGGGTCGGCACTACCATCCGGAGATCACCACCGGAATTGCAGCTTATCATTACGGGATGTCGTACCTGCAGCACAAGCTCTCACCGGAAGTCACTGGCCGTCCTTTCTTCATCAACCTGTCTATTGCTCCGCTGTTCCCGTATGCCTTCGCGCACAGCCGCCGCGTATCCTGCGACGTCTTCGGCACGCTTAAGGATACGGAGTACCTGCTTAACTCGCTGACGCATGGCTGGTGGATGAATAACACGCTATACCGCTATAACGATCCTGACCATTCGGTGCTGTACAAGAGCTTCAATCAGGAGCCGACCGGCTGGCATGAGGGAAGAAGCAGGCTGACCGCTTCGGTCATTGCAGGCACGGTGCTGCTGCTGGGCGATGATTTCCGCAAGGAGGAGGCGGCCACACGGGCCAAGGCATGGCTGGGAAATAAAGGGATCATGGACGTGGCCCGTCTCGGGAAGACCTTCCGGCCGGTTGAAGGCGATTTGGGCGAGGGCGCTTCCGATATCTTCGTGCTTGAAGCTGCGGAAGAGCAAGCCTTCTATCTGGCCGTCTTCAACTTCGATAATGCACAGGCTGCGCATAAATCCGTTTCGCTAGGGCGTGCCGGGCTCGATGCCAAGACAGCTTACAGCGTTCAGGATCTATGGGAAGGTACACGAGGGGAAGTGCCGGATGGGGTGCTCACAGTAACACTGGAACCGGCAGAGTCGAAAATTTACAAGCTGAGTGTGAAGTCATGA
- a CDS encoding SGNH/GDSL hydrolase family protein produces the protein MRNQNSSGGNPSITPRRGLPGMRSKLAGNAPLTAAFLGGSITEGAGASDADTTSWRTLTGAYLQRLYAGHPVRCINAGVGGTTSTFGAHRLQEHVLREGPVDLLFVEFSVNDGEDRGESIRGMEGIVRQCRRLSPETELIFVYTAADKNLTGYKPFNIAVHEEVADHYGIPSVDCAAKVYTMIHTGELDWRRFAPDGYHPLDAGHALYAGLVQEYLRQAIVPGGVQLEEAGAEETAVLIKEAEEKAVLPAPLDSRNYEYGGLLEYSAAEYSAAFRIQELQPGEPLMNWRFSTEHAHTNDPQADFSFTVTGQCAGLVLLYGPDSGIVEYSLNGGPYAEINLFDDWCLHAYRPILALFPVQAERGVLQVTVRNTGHKDSRSTGTGLRVLKLLYN, from the coding sequence ATGCGTAATCAGAACAGCAGCGGGGGCAATCCAAGCATTACGCCGCGCCGGGGACTGCCCGGGATGAGAAGCAAGCTTGCGGGGAATGCCCCGCTTACAGCCGCTTTTCTGGGCGGCTCGATTACGGAGGGGGCAGGCGCTTCGGATGCGGATACCACCAGCTGGCGCACGTTGACAGGAGCGTACCTGCAAAGGTTATACGCAGGCCATCCCGTGCGCTGCATTAACGCCGGAGTCGGGGGAACCACTTCCACCTTCGGCGCACACCGGCTGCAGGAGCATGTGCTGCGGGAAGGTCCGGTGGACCTGCTGTTTGTTGAATTCAGCGTCAATGACGGGGAAGACCGCGGGGAGTCGATCCGCGGCATGGAGGGAATTGTCCGCCAGTGCCGGCGGCTGTCTCCTGAGACGGAGCTGATCTTCGTGTACACGGCAGCCGACAAGAATCTGACCGGCTACAAGCCTTTCAATATCGCCGTGCATGAGGAGGTGGCCGATCATTACGGTATCCCTTCGGTTGACTGTGCGGCCAAGGTGTACACAATGATCCACACGGGTGAGCTGGATTGGAGGAGGTTCGCTCCGGACGGTTACCATCCGCTCGATGCCGGACATGCGCTTTATGCCGGCTTGGTGCAGGAGTACTTGCGGCAGGCGATTGTACCGGGCGGCGTTCAGCTGGAGGAAGCAGGCGCGGAAGAGACGGCGGTGCTGATAAAGGAAGCGGAAGAGAAGGCGGTGCTGCCCGCTCCGCTGGACAGCCGGAATTATGAATACGGCGGGCTGCTGGAGTACAGCGCCGCCGAATACTCTGCGGCCTTCCGCATCCAGGAGCTTCAGCCCGGCGAGCCGCTGATGAATTGGCGGTTCTCTACAGAGCATGCCCATACCAATGATCCGCAGGCCGATTTCAGCTTCACGGTGACGGGACAATGTGCCGGGCTGGTGCTGCTGTACGGGCCGGACTCGGGTATTGTGGAATATTCGCTGAACGGCGGACCTTATGCTGAAATCAATCTGTTCGATGACTGGTGCCTGCATGCTTACCGGCCCATCCTGGCATTATTTCCGGTTCAAGCGGAGCGCGGTGTGCTGCAGGTTACTGTCCGCAATACAGGGCACAAGGACAGCCGGAGTACCGGAACCGGTCTGCGGGTGCTTAAACTGCTCTATAACTGA
- a CDS encoding extracellular solute-binding protein, whose protein sequence is MKKSLISLLMLVTVLTVVISGCSGKNTNSPSGARATSGNAGGNTAAATAPVEVSVFAVQESGIDIPTNKFTTFLQDKFNIKFDWQINPSDGAKEKRQISLASGDYPDAYLLTAYIDEFSQGDVLKYGQQGVLVPLNDLIDKYAPNIKAAMEKTPALKTLNTAPDGNIYGLGAYTECFHCSYPNKMWINTEWLKKLNLEAPKTTEEFKQMLEAFKTQDPNGNGKADEVPLSGSTEDFGVRIIPYLMNSFVYDDDRNYLNLTPDGKVESAAIKPEWKEGLTYIKSLFDAGLIDPGAFTQNAEAFKKIGENADAEILGAGAGMHPAIFINIDPGNTRSAHYNPLAPLTGPSGVSFATHDAGGVSPGAKFVITNKASEEAQIALIKMVDYMFTPEGQTNSASGMKGIDWTDPGEGDVALGKDSKPVIKQIPMAEGEAPRNAGWSGMGHFYMPKEYRDTFVQGTDIYASNGYERRLYDATLLYEGHEPKDLFPLWSIWIDPSDIDEASMLQTNLRNYIEQNELQFITGNKDLNKDWDAYVKGLKDLKLDRYLEILQKAYDVSAK, encoded by the coding sequence TTGAAGAAAAGTCTTATTAGTCTGTTAATGCTGGTAACGGTACTTACAGTTGTGATCAGCGGATGCTCGGGCAAAAATACAAACAGTCCTTCGGGCGCCCGGGCCACCAGTGGTAATGCAGGCGGAAATACAGCTGCGGCAACAGCACCTGTTGAGGTCAGCGTCTTCGCCGTCCAGGAATCGGGCATTGATATTCCAACCAATAAATTCACCACCTTCCTTCAGGACAAATTCAACATCAAGTTCGACTGGCAGATTAATCCGTCTGACGGAGCTAAAGAGAAACGGCAGATCTCGCTGGCCAGCGGCGACTATCCTGATGCGTATCTGCTCACCGCTTATATTGATGAATTCTCGCAGGGCGATGTGCTGAAATACGGCCAGCAGGGTGTTCTTGTGCCGCTGAATGATCTGATTGACAAGTACGCACCGAACATTAAGGCAGCGATGGAAAAGACACCTGCGCTGAAGACGCTGAACACAGCGCCGGACGGCAATATTTACGGGCTGGGGGCTTACACGGAATGCTTCCACTGCTCTTATCCGAACAAGATGTGGATCAACACCGAATGGCTCAAAAAGCTGAATCTGGAAGCACCGAAAACTACCGAAGAGTTCAAGCAGATGCTGGAAGCCTTCAAGACACAGGACCCGAACGGCAACGGTAAAGCGGATGAAGTGCCGCTCAGCGGTTCCACCGAAGATTTCGGCGTACGGATTATTCCTTATCTGATGAACAGCTTCGTCTATGACGATGACCGCAATTATCTCAACCTGACGCCGGACGGCAAGGTCGAATCGGCAGCCATCAAGCCGGAATGGAAAGAGGGCCTGACCTATATCAAGTCCCTGTTCGATGCAGGGCTGATTGATCCGGGGGCCTTCACCCAGAATGCTGAAGCCTTCAAGAAAATCGGCGAGAATGCCGATGCGGAAATTCTTGGCGCCGGTGCGGGCATGCACCCTGCCATCTTCATCAACATTGACCCGGGCAACACGCGTTCAGCGCATTACAACCCGCTTGCTCCGCTTACCGGTCCTTCCGGAGTCTCGTTCGCCACCCATGATGCGGGCGGTGTATCGCCGGGAGCCAAGTTTGTCATTACCAACAAAGCGAGTGAAGAAGCACAAATCGCCTTAATCAAAATGGTGGACTACATGTTCACACCGGAAGGCCAGACCAATTCGGCCAGCGGCATGAAGGGCATTGACTGGACCGATCCGGGTGAAGGCGATGTGGCGCTCGGCAAGGATTCGAAGCCGGTGATCAAGCAGATTCCGATGGCAGAAGGCGAAGCGCCGCGCAATGCGGGCTGGAGCGGAATGGGCCACTTCTATATGCCGAAGGAATACCGCGATACTTTTGTCCAGGGAACAGATATCTATGCTTCCAACGGATATGAACGCAGACTCTATGATGCTACGCTGCTGTATGAGGGCCATGAACCGAAGGACTTGTTCCCGCTCTGGTCGATCTGGATTGACCCGAGTGACATCGACGAAGCCAGCATGCTGCAGACGAACCTCAGAAACTACATTGAGCAGAACGAGCTGCAGTTCATAACAGGCAACAAGGATCTGAACAAGGACTGGGATGCTTATGTGAAAGGTCTGAAGGACCTGAAGCTGGACCGCTATCTGGAGATTCTACAGAAGGCTTATGATGTGTCAGCAAAATAA
- a CDS encoding right-handed parallel beta-helix repeat-containing protein — translation MFDIHHEVHPVDDDRPVHRTVLRLTDFGAIPDSGGDARPAMQRAIEAAGRLEGPVLLDCAQGSYHFYPDHALRVPYYITNTASEEELPDVTKTAGLLLKGQCQLTLEGNGSLFLFHGKQTMLILDSCTDIEIRNLHLDYVQPTVAEMTVEQCGADFCEVTVHPDSRYELNGGGLDWIGEGWRFREGPMQVYDPVQNITWRTDNWLAEARLVEELSPHRLRFSFGFRPDAAPGTVLQVRDGIRDQAGVFITESSGVTFQNAGIHFMHGLGIVGQFSRDLIFRQLDLSPRPETGRTVAGFADFIHLSGCRGQLLIEDSRFAGAHDDAINVHGTYLRITGQPAGNKLKVRFMHPQTYGFMAFHPGDEIEFVRAESLTAYAASRVAGVLQLNPRELELTLEGPVPPGIGGNDVIENVTWTPEVEIRGNVFKRIPTRGILVTTRRRTVIADNLFERMQMSALLVAADAESWYESGAVSDITITGNRFIACGSSDAPVIHIAPENKDADSRVPVHRNIRIEHNLFETGDAPVLSARSTQGLTFRHNRVVVAAPDAGDRDREMGMDNDRSMDKDRFSSLEKAIRLTACSGVDVTENSFTWRNSGDAEEAGGLSGQRKHADR, via the coding sequence GTGTTTGATATTCATCACGAAGTTCATCCCGTAGACGATGACCGTCCGGTTCACCGGACTGTGCTCCGGCTGACCGATTTCGGGGCCATTCCCGACTCGGGCGGGGATGCCCGGCCTGCGATGCAGCGGGCGATTGAAGCCGCTGGCAGGCTGGAGGGTCCGGTGCTGCTGGATTGCGCGCAGGGCAGCTATCATTTCTACCCGGACCATGCGCTCCGGGTTCCTTATTACATTACCAACACAGCCAGCGAGGAAGAGCTTCCCGATGTGACCAAGACCGCCGGTCTGCTGCTGAAGGGGCAATGTCAGCTGACACTGGAAGGGAACGGCTCGCTGTTTCTCTTCCACGGGAAGCAGACGATGCTGATTCTGGATAGCTGCACGGACATCGAGATCCGCAACCTGCATCTGGATTATGTCCAGCCGACAGTAGCCGAGATGACCGTGGAACAATGCGGTGCTGACTTCTGCGAAGTAACCGTTCATCCGGATTCACGGTATGAGCTGAACGGCGGCGGGCTGGATTGGATAGGCGAGGGCTGGCGGTTCCGTGAAGGTCCGATGCAGGTCTATGATCCCGTGCAGAACATAACCTGGCGGACGGATAACTGGCTGGCGGAAGCGCGGCTTGTCGAGGAGCTCAGCCCGCACAGGCTGCGTTTCAGTTTCGGTTTCCGGCCGGATGCTGCTCCGGGGACGGTCCTGCAGGTGCGGGACGGCATCCGGGATCAGGCCGGAGTCTTTATCACGGAGAGCTCCGGCGTGACGTTTCAGAACGCAGGCATACATTTCATGCACGGGCTGGGGATCGTCGGCCAGTTCAGCCGGGATCTCATCTTCCGGCAGCTGGATCTGTCGCCGCGCCCAGAGACCGGGCGGACCGTTGCCGGATTCGCCGATTTCATTCATCTGTCCGGCTGCCGGGGACAGCTTCTGATCGAAGACAGCCGCTTTGCCGGAGCACATGATGATGCCATTAATGTGCATGGCACTTACCTGCGGATTACCGGGCAGCCTGCCGGAAATAAGCTGAAGGTCAGGTTCATGCATCCGCAAACCTACGGCTTTATGGCCTTTCACCCGGGCGATGAGATTGAGTTCGTCCGTGCGGAATCCCTGACGGCATATGCAGCCAGCCGGGTTGCCGGTGTCCTGCAGCTGAACCCGCGTGAACTGGAGTTAACGCTGGAAGGGCCCGTCCCGCCGGGCATAGGCGGAAATGATGTCATTGAGAATGTCACCTGGACTCCGGAGGTGGAGATCAGGGGCAATGTTTTCAAGCGGATTCCGACGAGGGGGATTCTGGTGACTACAAGGCGCAGGACGGTGATTGCGGACAATTTATTCGAGCGGATGCAGATGAGCGCCCTTCTGGTTGCTGCCGATGCGGAGTCCTGGTATGAGTCTGGTGCTGTCAGTGACATAACCATTACCGGGAACCGGTTCATTGCCTGCGGCAGCAGCGATGCACCTGTCATTCACATAGCCCCGGAGAATAAGGATGCGGACAGCAGAGTGCCTGTGCACCGGAATATACGTATAGAGCACAACCTCTTTGAGACTGGGGATGCCCCCGTTCTCAGTGCCAGAAGCACGCAGGGATTAACATTCAGGCATAATCGTGTGGTTGTTGCGGCGCCAGATGCGGGAGATAGAGACAGGGAAATGGGCATGGACAACGACAGGAGCATGGACAAAGACAGATTCTCAAGCCTTGAGAAGGCGATCCGGCTTACAGCCTGTAGCGGGGTGGACGTAACAGAGAATTCTTTTACATGGAGGAACAGTGGGGACGCAGAAGAAGCTGGTGGTCTTTCTGGACAGCGGAAACACGCTGACCGATGA
- a CDS encoding carbohydrate ABC transporter permease, producing MAASAAVSQKIKESTGDRIFLTVVYTVLILVVIAVLYPLIFIISSSISSPAAVTSGRVWLWPVDISFKAFKVLFSTHEIVSGYANSIFYTAAGTLISVTLTVMIAYPLSRKAFFGRNVLMMVITFTMIFSGGLIPTYMVVRQMHLIDTRWALLIPNAIWVWQVIIARSFFQASIPEELLEASEIDGCSDMRFIRSVVLPLSKPILAVLVLMYAVGQWNSYFDALIYLKTADLFPLQLVLRSIIIQNNSSGAMDAMAMVERQQMAELLKYALIVVATLPVLVIYPFVQRYFVQGMLVGSVKG from the coding sequence ATGGCCGCTTCGGCAGCAGTTTCCCAAAAAATCAAAGAATCCACCGGTGACCGGATTTTCCTCACTGTGGTCTATACGGTGCTCATCCTTGTGGTGATAGCCGTGCTGTATCCGCTTATCTTCATTATCAGCAGCTCCATCAGCAGTCCGGCGGCTGTAACCTCAGGGCGTGTGTGGCTCTGGCCCGTCGATATTTCCTTCAAGGCATTCAAGGTACTGTTCAGCACGCATGAGATTGTTTCCGGCTATGCCAATTCGATTTTTTATACGGCGGCCGGCACACTGATCAGCGTCACTCTGACGGTTATGATTGCTTATCCTTTGTCGCGCAAAGCGTTTTTTGGACGGAATGTGTTAATGATGGTAATTACGTTCACGATGATCTTCAGCGGCGGGCTGATCCCCACCTATATGGTGGTCCGGCAGATGCATCTGATTGATACCCGCTGGGCGCTTCTCATTCCGAATGCCATCTGGGTGTGGCAGGTCATTATCGCCCGTTCCTTTTTTCAAGCCTCAATTCCCGAGGAGCTGCTTGAAGCCAGTGAGATTGACGGCTGCAGTGACATGCGGTTCATCCGCAGCGTAGTGCTTCCGTTATCCAAGCCCATTCTCGCGGTACTGGTACTGATGTACGCCGTCGGCCAGTGGAACTCCTATTTCGACGCACTGATCTATCTGAAGACGGCGGATCTGTTCCCGCTTCAGCTGGTGCTGCGCAGTATCATTATCCAGAACAACAGCTCCGGAGCGATGGATGCGATGGCGATGGTGGAACGGCAGCAGATGGCGGAGCTTCTGAAATATGCGCTGATTGTTGTGGCTACGCTGCCGGTGCTGGTAATCTATCCTTTTGTCCAGCGTTATTTCGTTCAAGGGATGCTGGTCGGGTCCGTTAAGGGCTGA
- a CDS encoding ABC transporter permease: MLKHWQLHLLVIPPLLFFLIFKYYPMANAVLAFKDYNVIKGIWGSPWVGFRNFELFFENPMFWTLVKNTILLSGFLLLAGFPIPILLALMINEIRGGRFKRFVQLVSFAPYFISTVVMVSIIMLFLAPRLGFANIALNFFGLESVNFLGEPGMFRSIYVWSDIWQTAGYSAVIYLAALAGIDPTLYEAAKVDGASRFQKIRHIDLPGIVPTIVIILILNVGNVMAIGFEKVYLLQNPLNIVNSEIIATYVYRIGLLNANYSFATAVGLFNSLINLVLLLTVNGLAKRITNNSIW, from the coding sequence ATGCTGAAGCACTGGCAGCTCCATCTGCTGGTCATTCCACCTTTGCTGTTTTTTCTGATCTTCAAGTATTATCCGATGGCGAATGCGGTTCTGGCGTTCAAGGATTATAACGTCATCAAAGGCATATGGGGCAGTCCATGGGTAGGCTTCAGGAACTTTGAACTCTTTTTCGAGAATCCGATGTTCTGGACGCTGGTGAAGAATACCATTCTGCTGAGCGGCTTCCTGCTGCTGGCGGGGTTCCCGATTCCAATCCTGCTGGCACTGATGATCAACGAAATCCGCGGCGGACGATTCAAACGGTTTGTCCAGCTGGTCTCCTTCGCACCTTATTTTATCTCGACGGTGGTCATGGTATCGATTATTATGCTGTTTCTCGCTCCGCGCCTCGGCTTCGCCAATATTGCCCTGAATTTCTTCGGGCTGGAGTCGGTGAATTTCCTCGGGGAGCCCGGCATGTTCCGCTCGATTTATGTCTGGTCCGATATTTGGCAGACCGCAGGCTATAGCGCCGTTATCTATCTGGCCGCCCTGGCCGGTATTGACCCTACGCTCTACGAGGCCGCCAAGGTGGACGGAGCTTCAAGGTTCCAGAAAATCCGCCACATCGACCTTCCGGGCATCGTCCCGACGATCGTGATTATCCTTATCCTGAATGTGGGCAACGTGATGGCGATCGGTTTCGAAAAGGTATATCTGCTGCAGAATCCGCTGAATATCGTCAATTCCGAGATCATCGCTACGTATGTGTACCGGATCGGCCTGCTGAATGCCAATTACAGCTTCGCCACCGCAGTCGGTTTATTCAATTCCCTGATTAATCTGGTCCTGCTGCTTACGGTTAACGGCTTGGCCAAACGAATCACCAACAACAGCATCTGGTAG